CCTTGTACAAGGTGCCGGAGCCGCAGCCGTCGGCGATCTGCATCGTCAGGCCGAACACGAAGGCGCCCACCAGCAGGCTGACGCTGGGCGGGCCGAGCGCCGGATGCAGTTCGGTGAAGTGACCGAGCAGCGGCATCGCGAACAAAGCAGCGAGCCCCAGCAGCAACAGCTGGCCGTAGACGCCACTCGGGTCGCGCTGCTCCACCAGTTGGCGCCAGCCGGTCGTGAAGCCGAAGCGGGCGCCGGCGAGCGCGGCACCGAAGCCGATGCCCACCGCGAACAGGGCGGCCTGGCGCACGGACACGCTCCAGACCAGGAAAATGAAAAAGGCGGCCATCGCGGCCGCCAGGGGAAGGCGCTTCATCAACTTACTTGAAGGTCTTGTCGGCCCAGATCCTGGCGTCGATCATCAGCTGCTTGCCGCGGCTGGGCGCGTTGGCCACTTCCAGCCCGCGCGGGTCCTGGGTCCAGTCGACCATGGAGCCGGGATAGAGCTTGACGTTCTTCTGGCCCAGCAGCTCGGACATCACGAACCAGTCGGTCGAAGCCCAGTGGCCGGTGTTGCAGAAGGCGACCGTGGGCTTGTTCGGGTCCAGCACGCTGGAGGCGCCGTGCACCTTCTGCGTGTTCAGCACGCCATTGCTCTCGCCGTCGAAGAAGCGGCTGTATTCCACGTTCACGGCGCCCTGCAGGGTGCCGGGCATCTTGGCGGCGGGGGCGCGCGTCTCGCCCTCGTAGAAGGCCTTCGGGCGCGAATCCACCAGCACCGCGCTGCCCTTGGCGACGTCCTGCGCCACTTCGTCGCGGGTGGCGATCAGGCTGGTATCGAGCTGCGGGCTGTACGCGCTGGGCGTGACCGTGGCCACCGCGCTGTCCTGCGGGAGCTTGGCATCGGCCCAGGCCTTCACGCCGCCATTGAGCAGCGACAGTTCCTTCAGGCCCAGCACCTTGAGCGTCCAGTACACGCGGGCGGCCGCGCCAAAGTCGCTGGCGTCGGAGCCGCTGGAGACGACCACCGCATGCGTCGCGGGCGTGAGGCCCAGCGAGCGCACCAGCTCCGTCAGCTTCGGCAGCTCCGGCATTTCGCCAGGGTTGTTGGCCGGGCCGCGCCACTTGCCATAAGGCGCATTGACGGCGCCGGGGATGTGCTGCGCGGCGAAAGTCTTAGTGTCGCGGATGTCGATCACCCGCACCTCGGGTTTGCCCAGCTGCGCCTTCAGCTCGGCGGGATTGACCAGGGGCTGAGCGGCAAAGGAGGCGCCGGCGGCAGCCAGGGTGGCGACAAGGGCGAGGATTTTTTTCATACGGACGTTATTGTCCCAAACTATATGAACACACACAAAAGACAGTGTTTTCATATATTCATGCGCGCCGCCGGCTCGTGCCGGCCCGCGCCATCTGGTGGGCGGCCTGCACGAAAGCTTCTTCGAGGTCGGCCGAAGCCGGCGTCGGCTTCGCATCGGCCCAGCGCAGGATGGCCACGCGCGGGCCCTCGATGGGCTCGGCCAGCGGCAAGCGCTTGAGCCCCGTCGACGAGGCCCGCGCCTCATGCACTTCCAGCGGCATCGCGGCCACCAGGTCCGTGTGGGTCGCGATCGTCTCCAGGCCCGTGAGGGTCTGGCAGGTCATCGCGCATTGCGGCGTGCCGATGCGCGCCTGCCGGAAGGCCCGCACCAGGCCGCGCGTGACCGAACTCTCCAGGCTGGGCAGCAGCCACTGTGCCTCGCGAAGTTCGGCCAGCGACTTCGCGCCCGCCAGCGGGTGGCCGGGCCGCAGCACCACCGCCACCGTCGTCGCATAGAGCGGCCGCGCCGAATACTCGGCGCCGAGCCGCTCCGCCGGCATCGACATCACGGCGAAATCGGGCCGGCCTTCGCGCAGGCCACCGAGCTGGAAGGTGGGCGGCACGATGGACAGCTGCACGCCCGGCCAGCGCTCGCGAAAGGCCGGCATCACGCGCGGCAGCAGCGCGATGGTGGCGAAGTGCGACAGCGCGATTTCCAGCTTGCCTTCGCGCAGCCCGCGCCGCTGCTGCACCTCCTCGCCCGCCTGCCGCGCCTGGGTACGGATCGCGCGTGCCCGCGGCAACAGCGCGTGGCCGTACTCGGTGGGCTGGATGCCGCGCAGCCCGCGCTCGAACAGCGTGACGCCCAGCGCCTGCTCCAGCCGGCGCAGCTGCTTGCTGACGGCCGGCTGCGACACGCCCAGGCGGCGCGCCGCCTCGGTCACGCTGCCGGCATCGGCGATTTCCGCCAGCAGCACCAGGGCCGCCGGATCGGGCGGGAGGGGGTCGTCGGTAGCCATAACCGGATGGAATGTACATGAGCGCAAGGCGTCTTGTTGGAATGCCGCGCCCTCCCTAGCATCGCGCCATGCCCTTGACCCTGGCCGACTGCATCGCGCGCGACGGCGGCAACGCTTCGCTGCGCGGCCTGCGCGAGCGCTTCGCCCCCGGCGCGCCGGACACGCTGTACTTCGACGCCAACTCCATCGGGCCCATGCCCGCCGACGCGCCCGCGCGCATGCAGGCCGTGCTGCAGCAAGGCTGGGCCGAGGCGCGCCGCCGTGGCTGGAACGAACTGGATTGGCTGGAGCAGCCCGCGAAGCTGGGCGCCGCCATCGCCCCCGTCATCGGCGCGCAGGCCGAGGACGTGCGAGTGGCCGACAGCACCAGCATCAACCAGTACAAGCTGCTGCGCTTTGCGCTCGCGCTCCAGGCGCCGCGCCGTGTCATCGTCGTCCAGCGCGACGTGTTCCCCTCCAACCGCTACGCCGCCGAAGGCATCGCCCAGGCAGGCGGGGCGGAACTGCGTTTCCTCGACGACATCGCCGCCCTGCCCGCAGCGCTCGCGCCCGGCGACGTCGCCGTGGTCGCCCTCTCGCACGTCGACTACCGCGACAGCACGCGGCTGGACATGGCCAGCGCCAATGCGCAGGTCCGCGCCGCCGGCGCACTGAGCCTGTGGGACCTGTCGCATTCGGCCGGCGCGGTCGCGATAGCCCTGCGCGGCACCGACAGCGACCTGGCCGTGGGCTGCGGCTACAAGTACCTGTGCGGCGGCCCCGGCGCCCCTGCCTTCCTCTACGTCCATCCGCGCCACGCCGAAGGCGCCTGGCCGGCGGTTTGCGGCTGGATGGGCCATGCCGACACCTTCGCCTTCGAGCCGGACTACCGGCCAGCCCCCGGCCCCGACCGCTTCCTGGTCGGCACGCCCCCGGTGCTGGCCCAGGCGGCTTTCGCAGCGGCCGCGGCGGTCTGGCGCGAGGTGGACCCGCAAGCCCTCGACGCGCAGCATCGCTCGCTCGGCGACACCTTGATCCAGCTGCTGGACGAACAGTGCGCCGGCTTCGGCATCGAACTCGCCAGCCCGCGCGAGCACGCCCGCCGCGGCGGCCACGTCGCCCTGCGCTTCGCCCACGCCGCACCGCTGGCGCAGGCGCTGGTGCACCACGGCGTGGTGGTTTCCGCGCGCAAGCCCGAGGCCCTGCGCTTCGCCCCGCATCCCCTGACCGCCACCCACGAACAACTGTGGACCGCCGTGGCCCGCCTGCGCGACCTGCTGCAGCGCGAAGCCTGGCGCGATCCCCGCTACCAGCAGGCTTCCGTATGAGCAATCCCTCCATCCGGCTCGCGGCCGACATCGGCGGCACCTTCACCGACGTGGTGCTGGAAACGCCGCGCCGCCGCCACAGCTGCAAGGTGCTGACCACGCCGCGCGAACCCGAAGTCGCCGTGATGCAGGGCATCGCGCGGCTGCTCACCGAATCCGGCGTGGCGGCCAGCGAGGTG
The sequence above is a segment of the Ramlibacter agri genome. Coding sequences within it:
- a CDS encoding LysR family transcriptional regulator, whose amino-acid sequence is MATDDPLPPDPAALVLLAEIADAGSVTEAARRLGVSQPAVSKQLRRLEQALGVTLFERGLRGIQPTEYGHALLPRARAIRTQARQAGEEVQQRRGLREGKLEIALSHFATIALLPRVMPAFRERWPGVQLSIVPPTFQLGGLREGRPDFAVMSMPAERLGAEYSARPLYATTVAVVLRPGHPLAGAKSLAELREAQWLLPSLESSVTRGLVRAFRQARIGTPQCAMTCQTLTGLETIATHTDLVAAMPLEVHEARASSTGLKRLPLAEPIEGPRVAILRWADAKPTPASADLEEAFVQAAHQMARAGTSRRRA
- a CDS encoding aminotransferase class V-fold PLP-dependent enzyme; the protein is MPLTLADCIARDGGNASLRGLRERFAPGAPDTLYFDANSIGPMPADAPARMQAVLQQGWAEARRRGWNELDWLEQPAKLGAAIAPVIGAQAEDVRVADSTSINQYKLLRFALALQAPRRVIVVQRDVFPSNRYAAEGIAQAGGAELRFLDDIAALPAALAPGDVAVVALSHVDYRDSTRLDMASANAQVRAAGALSLWDLSHSAGAVAIALRGTDSDLAVGCGYKYLCGGPGAPAFLYVHPRHAEGAWPAVCGWMGHADTFAFEPDYRPAPGPDRFLVGTPPVLAQAAFAAAAAVWREVDPQALDAQHRSLGDTLIQLLDEQCAGFGIELASPREHARRGGHVALRFAHAAPLAQALVHHGVVVSARKPEALRFAPHPLTATHEQLWTAVARLRDLLQREAWRDPRYQQASV
- a CDS encoding sulfurtransferase produces the protein MKKILALVATLAAAGASFAAQPLVNPAELKAQLGKPEVRVIDIRDTKTFAAQHIPGAVNAPYGKWRGPANNPGEMPELPKLTELVRSLGLTPATHAVVVSSGSDASDFGAAARVYWTLKVLGLKELSLLNGGVKAWADAKLPQDSAVATVTPSAYSPQLDTSLIATRDEVAQDVAKGSAVLVDSRPKAFYEGETRAPAAKMPGTLQGAVNVEYSRFFDGESNGVLNTQKVHGASSVLDPNKPTVAFCNTGHWASTDWFVMSELLGQKNVKLYPGSMVDWTQDPRGLEVANAPSRGKQLMIDARIWADKTFK